A DNA window from Litorivicinus lipolyticus contains the following coding sequences:
- the xdhA gene encoding xanthine dehydrogenase small subunit: MKTLVNQVPTELVLSDPQMTTLQWLRAQGLSGTKEGCAEGDCGACTCVIAEHRGDAVEFKPVNTCIQFASALNGKALFTVEGVADGVRLHPLQQALVDAHASQCGFCTPGFVMSLWYGAHAKPPQSRQQSMDLLAGNLCRCTGYGGLLDVADGLGVLPPADWEARLKASVSDALATLDAPAERFQPGDLKAALELRRDYPAAQIVAGNTDVGLWVTKRHQHFEQMIQLDRVAELQRVTVTDQAIELGAMVTYANALEHLGDWPSLQEMIRRIGSTQVRAVGTLGGNIANGSPIGDSPPALMALGADIRLERAGGDRWLALDDFFIEYGRQDLAADELLTRIRIPRGDRFFRSYKLSKRFDQDISAVSLGFSCALVDERIVDPIVAWGGMAGTPVRSPALEAALTGLKPAQAASVVGCLADDVTPLSDMRASAAYRLHAGQGLVQRALLALQGLQPLNLAELSVADLEGGI, translated from the coding sequence ATGAAAACACTCGTCAACCAAGTCCCCACCGAGCTCGTGCTGAGCGACCCGCAAATGACCACCCTGCAATGGCTGCGCGCCCAAGGCCTGAGTGGCACCAAAGAGGGCTGCGCCGAGGGCGACTGTGGCGCCTGCACCTGTGTCATCGCCGAACACCGTGGCGACGCCGTCGAATTTAAACCGGTCAATACCTGTATCCAGTTTGCCTCGGCGTTGAACGGCAAAGCCCTGTTCACTGTCGAAGGCGTGGCCGACGGCGTGCGGTTGCACCCGCTGCAGCAAGCGCTGGTCGATGCGCACGCCAGTCAGTGCGGTTTTTGCACCCCCGGGTTCGTAATGTCCCTGTGGTACGGCGCGCACGCAAAGCCGCCACAATCGCGCCAGCAGTCGATGGATTTGTTGGCCGGCAACCTCTGCCGATGTACCGGTTACGGCGGCTTGCTGGACGTCGCCGATGGGCTGGGTGTGTTGCCGCCTGCGGACTGGGAAGCCCGCTTAAAAGCCAGTGTCAGCGACGCCCTGGCCACGCTGGATGCGCCGGCCGAGCGCTTCCAGCCGGGCGACTTGAAGGCGGCGTTGGAATTGCGCCGCGACTACCCGGCGGCCCAAATCGTGGCTGGCAATACCGATGTCGGGCTTTGGGTGACCAAACGCCACCAGCATTTCGAACAGATGATCCAGCTTGATCGGGTCGCTGAATTGCAGCGGGTGACGGTCACGGACCAGGCGATCGAATTGGGCGCCATGGTGACCTACGCCAATGCGCTGGAGCACCTCGGGGACTGGCCTAGCTTGCAAGAAATGATTCGCCGTATCGGCTCGACCCAGGTGCGCGCGGTCGGCACCCTGGGCGGCAATATCGCCAACGGCTCACCGATTGGTGACAGCCCGCCTGCGCTGATGGCGCTGGGCGCTGACATCAGGCTTGAACGGGCCGGTGGTGATCGCTGGCTGGCGCTGGACGACTTCTTTATTGAATATGGGCGCCAGGACTTGGCCGCGGATGAGCTGCTGACGCGGATTCGGATACCGCGCGGGGACCGGTTCTTTCGATCGTACAAACTGTCCAAACGCTTCGATCAGGACATTTCCGCGGTCAGTCTCGGCTTTAGCTGTGCGCTGGTCGATGAGCGGATCGTTGATCCCATTGTCGCCTGGGGCGGCATGGCCGGCACGCCGGTGCGCTCGCCGGCCTTGGAGGCAGCGCTGACGGGCCTGAAGCCGGCGCAGGCGGCCTCTGTGGTGGGCTGCTTGGCCGACGACGTCACGCCGCTGTCGGACATGCGAGCCTCAGCGGCTTATCGGTTGCACGCCGGGCAGGGCTTAGTGCAACGGGCGTTGCTGGCGCTGCAGGGCCTGCAGCCGCTGAACTTGGCCGAGCTGAGTGTGGCTGACTTGGAGGGTGGGATATGA
- a CDS encoding helix-turn-helix domain-containing protein, with translation MLDYAPGPGFSVQRHTPVVMDRSHTHAHLEVNFLTGARMLYQTPQGEVWVEPNQITLFWAQFDHQAVIVEGQGEIININLPLDSLSQLQLPIEFLARLFRGDILFAKDQASFDRPLFRHWHADWTSAVQWRQQQTVQEVGLRIRRMAMAHIQSQGLQTASPPDLVRIQKMLNFVFTRYLDAITVDQVAASAGLSVSQARRIFQRLLDCGVHSFIRRLRLSHAHRMIVRNEKPVTAIALEVGFNSLSGFYSAFTDEYGLPPGQAGARTRTLS, from the coding sequence GTGCTCGACTACGCACCCGGCCCCGGCTTTAGCGTTCAACGCCACACCCCAGTCGTAATGGATCGTAGCCACACCCACGCCCACCTCGAAGTGAACTTTTTAACCGGCGCTCGCATGCTCTATCAAACCCCACAAGGCGAGGTCTGGGTCGAGCCGAACCAGATCACCTTGTTCTGGGCTCAATTTGATCACCAGGCCGTGATCGTCGAAGGCCAGGGCGAAATCATTAATATTAACCTGCCACTGGATTCACTCAGCCAGCTGCAACTGCCGATCGAGTTCTTGGCGCGCCTGTTTCGCGGTGACATATTGTTTGCCAAGGACCAGGCCAGTTTCGACCGCCCGCTATTTCGCCACTGGCACGCGGACTGGACGTCGGCGGTGCAATGGCGCCAGCAGCAAACCGTACAGGAAGTCGGCTTGCGGATCCGGCGCATGGCCATGGCCCACATCCAAAGTCAGGGCCTGCAGACCGCCTCGCCCCCGGACTTGGTGCGCATCCAAAAAATGCTCAACTTCGTGTTCACACGCTATTTGGATGCGATCACGGTCGACCAGGTCGCCGCCTCGGCCGGATTGTCTGTCAGCCAGGCCCGGCGTATTTTCCAGCGGCTATTGGATTGTGGTGTACACAGCTTTATCCGCCGACTACGGCTGTCCCATGCCCACCGAATGATCGTGCGCAACGAAAAACCGGTGACTGCCATCGCCCTTGAAGTGGGTTTCAATTCCTTGAGCGGCTTTTACTCGGCCTTTACCGACGAATACGGCCTCCCCCCCGGCCAAGCCGGCGCCCGCACACGGACGCTGTCGTAG
- the guaD gene encoding guanine deaminase translates to MKLIQGHLVGFDDDRQFTSHRRGVVAIDGGRIVALGELATLRADYPDAPLTDHGDAWVLPGFVDAHVHYPQLGVIASHGRELLEWLTDYTFPEEMRFHDPAYARVQADAFWDELTRNGTTSAAVFSTVHPVSADALFASAQARGHRVMTGKVMMDRHCPPALADTAQSAYDDSESLIRRWHGVDRLDYALTPRFAPTSTPEQLAACAALWDCYPDVALQTHLSENRAEIDWVKQLFPGSQDYVGVYEDAGLVRARSLFGHAIHLNERERAVLKDAGAALVHCPTSNLFLGSGLFEFQALLEAGQSIALATDVGGGTSFSMLATMKAAYQVSAMTGRALDIEPLWYSATLGAARSLGWANVGNLALGFEADLIVIDPAQSPVLAQRVARADSLREALFATAILADDRHVVQTYLA, encoded by the coding sequence ATGAAGTTAATCCAGGGCCATTTGGTCGGTTTCGATGACGACCGCCAGTTCACCTCGCACCGGCGTGGTGTGGTCGCGATCGATGGCGGCCGTATTGTCGCACTGGGTGAGTTGGCGACGTTGCGCGCGGACTACCCGGATGCACCGCTGACGGACCATGGTGATGCCTGGGTATTACCCGGCTTTGTTGATGCACATGTGCATTATCCCCAGCTTGGGGTGATCGCCAGTCATGGGCGCGAGTTGCTGGAATGGTTGACGGACTACACCTTTCCGGAAGAAATGCGCTTCCATGACCCCGCCTATGCGCGGGTTCAAGCGGACGCGTTTTGGGATGAATTAACCCGCAACGGCACCACCTCAGCGGCGGTTTTTTCGACCGTGCACCCGGTCTCGGCCGACGCCTTGTTCGCCAGTGCGCAGGCCCGCGGCCACCGGGTTATGACCGGCAAGGTCATGATGGATCGGCATTGCCCGCCAGCCTTGGCCGATACCGCCCAGTCTGCGTACGACGATAGCGAATCCCTGATTCGGCGCTGGCACGGCGTTGATCGGTTGGACTACGCGCTGACGCCGCGCTTTGCGCCGACCTCGACGCCCGAGCAGCTGGCCGCCTGTGCGGCCTTATGGGACTGCTACCCGGACGTCGCGCTGCAGACCCATTTGTCTGAGAATCGTGCGGAAATTGACTGGGTTAAGCAGCTCTTTCCGGGGTCACAGGACTATGTCGGCGTCTATGAAGATGCCGGGCTGGTGCGCGCTCGCAGCTTGTTTGGCCACGCGATTCACTTGAATGAGCGCGAGCGGGCGGTGCTCAAAGACGCCGGTGCGGCGCTGGTTCACTGCCCGACGTCGAATTTGTTTTTGGGGTCTGGGCTGTTTGAGTTTCAGGCCTTGCTGGAGGCTGGGCAATCGATAGCGCTGGCCACGGATGTGGGGGGGGGCACCTCATTTTCTATGTTGGCGACCATGAAAGCGGCCTATCAGGTCTCGGCCATGACGGGACGGGCGTTGGATATCGAGCCGTTGTGGTACAGCGCGACGCTGGGCGCCGCGCGCTCATTGGGTTGGGCCAACGTGGGCAATTTGGCGCTCGGGTTTGAGGCCGACCTGATTGTGATTGACCCGGCGCAATCACCGGTATTGGCGCAGCGCGTGGCGCGTGCCGATAGTCTGCGCGAGGCGCTATTTGCGACCGCTATCTTGGCCGACGACCGGCACGTGGTTCAAACCTACCTGGCCTAG
- a CDS encoding carbohydrate ABC transporter permease — protein MLSQQQKRALTPWLFMAPGIVMFLLYVVWPIGQSLALSFYQWDGLSAPTYIGWDNYIELWSDPTFMVALKNNVIWLVLYMLAVPFGLGIALLLNQTVTGIRLIKSLFFFPFVISQVVVGLVFAWFYDPNNGLLNIVLAWFGFDPVSILADEDLVTYGIIAAGLWPQTAYCMILYLTGLNSVSPDVVEAGKIDGAEGFRMLWSVVLPQLRPATFIAVVVTVIGALRSFDLIAIMTQGGPYQQSQVLAYYMYEQALSEYGYRMGYGSAIATVLFMIMMVYIVGFLVKMYRDERGV, from the coding sequence ATGCTGAGTCAACAACAAAAACGTGCCCTGACGCCTTGGCTGTTCATGGCGCCGGGAATAGTGATGTTCCTGCTGTACGTCGTGTGGCCTATTGGTCAGAGCTTGGCCCTGAGCTTTTACCAATGGGACGGGTTGTCCGCGCCGACCTATATTGGTTGGGACAACTACATCGAGCTGTGGTCCGACCCGACCTTTATGGTGGCCTTGAAAAACAACGTTATTTGGTTGGTATTGTATATGTTGGCCGTGCCCTTTGGTTTGGGTATCGCGCTGTTGCTGAACCAAACGGTGACGGGCATTCGGTTGATCAAGAGCCTGTTCTTTTTCCCCTTTGTGATTTCCCAAGTTGTGGTTGGGTTGGTGTTTGCGTGGTTTTACGACCCCAATAACGGCTTGCTCAACATTGTGTTGGCATGGTTTGGATTCGACCCGGTCAGTATCCTGGCCGACGAAGACCTGGTTACCTACGGCATCATCGCCGCCGGGCTGTGGCCCCAGACCGCGTACTGCATGATCTTGTACCTTACCGGCTTGAATTCGGTCAGTCCTGACGTGGTCGAGGCCGGCAAGATCGACGGTGCCGAAGGCTTTCGCATGCTCTGGAGTGTGGTCCTGCCCCAGCTGCGTCCGGCGACCTTTATTGCCGTGGTGGTGACGGTGATTGGCGCGCTGCGATCGTTCGATTTGATCGCCATCATGACCCAGGGCGGTCCATATCAACAATCCCAGGTGCTGGCCTACTACATGTACGAGCAAGCACTGTCCGAATACGGCTACCGAATGGGGTATGGCAGCGCCATCGCCACGGTGCTGTTCATGATTATGATGGTTTATATCGTCGGCTTCTTGGTCAAAATGTACCGCGACGAGCGGGGTGTCTGA
- a CDS encoding DUF2306 domain-containing protein, producing MAYSNAWLIWHALPAAAAVIVGAGVLLAAKGTARHKGVGRLWVGLMLWVAASSFVLADHFSWIHLLSGWTLLSLTLAIIAIRRGHRRAHQRHMLGCAGGLLIAGALAVLTPGRLTAGLFGL from the coding sequence GTGGCGTATTCTAACGCTTGGCTGATCTGGCATGCGCTGCCGGCGGCGGCGGCGGTGATCGTCGGCGCCGGCGTGTTGCTGGCGGCAAAAGGCACCGCGCGGCACAAAGGCGTCGGCCGTTTGTGGGTCGGGTTAATGCTGTGGGTTGCCGCCAGCTCATTTGTGTTGGCCGATCACTTTAGCTGGATTCATCTATTGTCCGGCTGGACCTTGCTCAGTTTGACGCTGGCAATAATCGCCATTCGCCGCGGCCACCGCCGCGCCCACCAACGCCATATGCTCGGTTGTGCTGGCGGACTGTTGATCGCCGGCGCCCTTGCGGTTTTGACCCCTGGGCGCTTAACCGCGGGCCTATTTGGGCTCTAG
- a CDS encoding ABC transporter substrate-binding protein has translation MNKKLTALAAAALMAGGANAGTLVINTDDQNPAPKAAFEYAIDSFKAANPDVTVEWNNFDREGYKTRIRNFLTADAPDVATWYPGNRMAPFVDAGLFMDISDVWAAEGLDKEMASTQATMSRDGKQYMVPYSYYQWGIYYRKDLFDKVGAEVPETWDELLATSATLKENGITPFTIGSKFKWTTGGWFDYLNLRSNGYEFHMDLTAGKVPYTDSRVQATFDRWDELVNNGYFIENHATYNWQEGMAPMVQGDAAMYLIGNFAVAPFKEAGLTEDQLGFFQFPEITKGLPMAEDAPADAFFIPAGAKNVDDAKKFLAHIASPMVQTEMNKILGQLPPSSAAQVNDDPYLNAGFEMLSGAYALAQFYDRDAPAAMAKAGMDGFQEYMVKPDRRAAILENLDRVMKRAYQ, from the coding sequence ATGAATAAGAAACTGACCGCACTTGCGGCCGCAGCCTTGATGGCCGGTGGCGCTAACGCAGGCACTCTGGTTATCAACACTGACGACCAAAACCCTGCACCGAAAGCGGCCTTCGAGTACGCAATCGATAGTTTTAAAGCCGCCAACCCTGACGTCACGGTGGAGTGGAACAACTTTGACCGCGAAGGTTACAAAACTCGCATCCGTAACTTTCTGACGGCCGATGCACCTGACGTCGCGACCTGGTACCCCGGTAACCGCATGGCGCCCTTTGTTGATGCCGGCTTGTTCATGGACATCAGCGACGTTTGGGCTGCCGAGGGCCTGGACAAAGAAATGGCCAGCACTCAAGCCACTATGAGCCGCGACGGTAAGCAATACATGGTGCCGTACAGCTACTACCAGTGGGGCATCTATTACCGCAAGGACCTGTTTGACAAGGTTGGCGCAGAGGTCCCTGAAACCTGGGATGAACTGTTGGCGACCAGCGCGACACTCAAGGAAAACGGCATTACGCCTTTCACCATTGGATCTAAATTCAAATGGACCACGGGCGGCTGGTTTGACTACCTGAACTTGCGCAGTAACGGCTACGAGTTCCACATGGACCTGACCGCGGGCAAGGTGCCGTACACGGATTCACGCGTCCAGGCGACCTTCGATCGTTGGGACGAGCTGGTTAACAACGGCTACTTCATCGAAAACCACGCCACCTACAACTGGCAGGAAGGCATGGCACCGATGGTTCAGGGCGACGCGGCCATGTACCTGATCGGTAACTTCGCGGTGGCACCTTTCAAAGAAGCCGGCCTGACCGAAGACCAGTTAGGTTTCTTCCAGTTCCCGGAAATCACCAAGGGATTGCCGATGGCCGAAGACGCCCCGGCGGATGCCTTCTTTATCCCGGCCGGTGCTAAAAACGTCGATGACGCTAAGAAGTTCTTGGCGCACATTGCCTCGCCCATGGTCCAGACCGAGATGAACAAAATCTTGGGCCAGTTGCCGCCGTCATCGGCTGCGCAGGTTAACGACGACCCTTACCTGAACGCCGGTTTCGAGATGCTGTCGGGTGCCTATGCACTGGCTCAGTTCTATGACCGTGACGCACCGGCTGCAATGGCCAAAGCGGGCATGGACGGCTTCCAGGAATACATGGTTAAGCCCGATCGCCGCGCGGCGATCTTGGAAAACCTGGACCGTGTGATGAAGCGCGCATACCAGTAG
- a CDS encoding carbohydrate ABC transporter permease, with protein MFPEPIQKRSIFAQISYKITLPLALAVWLLPLFAVLLTAVRPGGDINAGNYWGMPSEILWWQNFAEVIFNSEVGPYMINSLKITIPTMLGAVGIACLTGYALAVYRFRLNLVVFFMFIAGNFVPFQILMVPVRELTLQLGLYNSMWGLVMFHVAFQAGFCTLFMRNFIKALPFDLIEAARIDGASEFAIFTRIVLPLMRPAIAALCVLIFTFIWNDFFWATVLIQSESDMPVTGGLKALNGQWVARWHLVSAGSIIAALPPVLMFFAMQKHFIAGLTLGASKG; from the coding sequence ATGTTTCCTGAACCGATACAAAAACGTTCCATTTTTGCCCAAATCAGCTACAAGATCACGCTGCCCTTGGCCTTGGCGGTGTGGTTGTTGCCGCTGTTTGCGGTGTTGCTGACCGCGGTGCGACCGGGTGGCGACATCAATGCGGGCAACTATTGGGGGATGCCCAGTGAAATCCTGTGGTGGCAGAACTTTGCCGAGGTGATTTTTAACTCCGAGGTCGGTCCGTACATGATCAACTCGCTGAAAATCACCATCCCAACCATGCTCGGTGCGGTCGGGATTGCGTGCCTAACCGGGTATGCGCTGGCGGTTTACCGTTTTCGGTTGAATCTGGTCGTGTTCTTTATGTTCATTGCCGGCAACTTTGTGCCGTTCCAGATTCTGATGGTGCCGGTGCGCGAGCTTACCCTGCAGCTGGGTCTGTATAACTCGATGTGGGGCTTGGTGATGTTTCACGTGGCCTTTCAAGCGGGGTTTTGTACGCTCTTTATGCGCAATTTCATCAAGGCCTTGCCGTTTGATTTGATTGAAGCGGCGCGTATTGATGGCGCCAGTGAGTTTGCGATTTTTACCCGTATCGTGCTGCCGTTGATGCGCCCGGCGATTGCGGCCTTGTGCGTGCTCATCTTTACCTTTATCTGGAACGACTTTTTCTGGGCCACGGTGCTGATCCAGTCCGAGTCAGACATGCCGGTTACCGGTGGGCTTAAAGCCTTGAACGGACAGTGGGTGGCGCGCTGGCACCTGGTCAGTGCCGGTTCGATCATCGCGGCACTGCCGCCGGTGCTGATGTTCTTCGCCATGCAAAAACACTTTATTGCCGGGCTGACGCTGGGGGCTAGCAAGGGATGA
- the xdhC gene encoding xanthine dehydrogenase accessory protein XdhC: MTDWDGARAESGADGAVLAVIVEAMGSRPRDLGAWMLVYPDRVLGTIGGGAMEFQSIAHARQLKGADTRAFHLGPGIDQCCGGYVEVEFVHLAALDSEPDWVVLPSGRRWLARPPLPVLRVHGGGHVARALARLCVDMPVTVEVIEPRAEWRHWQWPDGVDVRADASDQIPDAVLIMTHEHSQDLDWCRHYLAGAGVPWLGVIGSDSKAARFRKRLIQDGLDASVIECPVGQRLGDKSPPVVALSLLHAMMPKLLSQLPTSRIQ, from the coding sequence ATGACGGACTGGGATGGCGCGCGCGCCGAGTCAGGCGCGGATGGCGCGGTCTTGGCTGTGATCGTCGAGGCCATGGGCTCGCGTCCGCGCGACCTTGGTGCCTGGATGCTGGTTTACCCCGACCGCGTACTGGGCACCATTGGCGGTGGCGCCATGGAATTTCAGAGCATCGCCCACGCACGTCAGTTGAAGGGTGCCGACACCCGGGCGTTTCACTTAGGCCCCGGCATTGATCAGTGCTGTGGTGGCTACGTTGAAGTCGAGTTTGTGCACCTCGCAGCGCTGGACAGCGAGCCGGACTGGGTGGTGTTGCCGTCTGGCCGTCGTTGGTTGGCGCGGCCGCCCTTGCCCGTGCTGCGTGTGCACGGGGGCGGGCATGTGGCGCGCGCTTTGGCGCGGCTGTGTGTCGACATGCCGGTGACGGTGGAAGTGATCGAGCCGCGCGCCGAATGGCGCCACTGGCAGTGGCCGGACGGGGTCGATGTGCGCGCGGACGCAAGCGATCAGATCCCGGACGCGGTGCTGATTATGACCCACGAACACTCACAGGATTTGGACTGGTGTCGGCACTATTTGGCCGGCGCCGGCGTGCCCTGGTTGGGCGTGATCGGTTCAGATAGCAAAGCGGCCCGATTTCGTAAACGCCTGATCCAAGACGGCCTTGATGCGAGCGTAATCGAGTGCCCGGTGGGGCAACGCTTGGGTGATAAGTCACCGCCAGTGGTTGCACTGTCGTTGCTGCATGCGATGATGCCGAAGCTTTTATCCCAGCTGCCGACGAGTCGTATCCAATGA
- the xdhB gene encoding xanthine dehydrogenase molybdopterin binding subunit → MSHHDSGELHVAGTATYLDDIAVPANTLHCAPVLSRHAHAGIDAIDVEALRACPGVVAVLTAADIPGKNDVSPIAGDDPLFADGEVIYEGQQIAAVVATSRLVALEAARSAVVDYQPRPAVISLADAITANQLIQAPYRMSAGDAESAIAQAAHALDGSFELGGQDHFYLEGQAALALPGEQGAIEVVSSTQHPTEVQHVVARVLGVADHLIDVAVRRLGGGFGGKETQGNYPAAVAALAAQRLGVPVKYVMDRDDDMRMTGKRHDFRIDYRVGFDDRGRILGLAMTHHVRCGNSMDLSSAIADRAMFHADNAYHIENLCVDSLRYRTHTVSATAFRGFGGPQGMVGMERVIDQVAHHLQLDPLAVRLCNAYRDGPTPGQRTHYGMNVNDGVIQALMQQLATDSDYVQRRAAINRHNETGPMIRRGIALTPVKFGISFTTTHLNQAGALVHIYSDGSIQVNHGGIEMGQGLYTKIRQIAADALAIDPTRIRLTRTQTDKVPNTSATAASSGADMNGMAVANACHTLRRRLTDFIAATDGCQADQVEWAGDRICTPAGERGFADWVQAAYLGRISLSATGFYATPDIHWDRDKADGRPFYYFAYGAAVTEAWVDTLTGESRLVRADLLHDVGRSLNPAIDLGQIEGGYVQGAGWLTCEELVWTESGRLATHAPSTYKVPCASDRPLRMNASIYGPGCNRELTIKRSKAVGEPPLMLGISAWLALSHALEGSGRDYPGLDAPATPERLLNCWLR, encoded by the coding sequence ATGAGTCATCACGACAGTGGCGAATTGCACGTCGCCGGCACCGCGACCTACTTGGATGACATTGCAGTGCCGGCCAACACCCTGCACTGTGCACCGGTCCTAAGTCGCCATGCCCACGCCGGCATCGATGCGATCGATGTGGAGGCGCTGCGCGCCTGTCCCGGGGTGGTGGCGGTACTGACGGCGGCGGATATCCCGGGTAAAAATGATGTCAGTCCGATCGCCGGTGATGACCCCCTGTTTGCCGACGGCGAGGTGATCTACGAAGGGCAACAAATTGCCGCGGTCGTGGCTACTTCCCGGTTGGTGGCGCTGGAGGCCGCGCGCTCGGCCGTGGTCGACTATCAGCCGCGCCCGGCGGTCATTAGCTTGGCCGATGCGATTACGGCGAATCAGCTGATCCAGGCACCGTATCGGATGAGCGCCGGCGATGCCGAGTCGGCGATTGCCCAGGCCGCGCACGCGCTGGACGGATCGTTCGAGCTGGGCGGGCAGGACCACTTTTACCTAGAAGGTCAGGCGGCATTGGCGTTGCCCGGCGAGCAGGGCGCGATTGAGGTGGTCTCGTCGACCCAACACCCAACTGAAGTTCAGCACGTGGTGGCCCGGGTATTGGGCGTCGCGGATCACTTGATTGATGTGGCTGTGCGCCGATTGGGCGGCGGTTTCGGTGGCAAGGAAACCCAGGGCAACTACCCGGCCGCGGTGGCCGCATTGGCGGCTCAGCGCTTGGGGGTGCCGGTCAAGTACGTGATGGACCGTGACGACGACATGCGCATGACCGGCAAGCGTCACGATTTCCGGATCGACTACCGCGTCGGCTTTGACGACCGGGGCCGCATTTTGGGCCTGGCGATGACGCATCACGTGCGCTGTGGCAACAGCATGGACTTGTCCAGCGCGATTGCCGATCGTGCCATGTTCCATGCCGACAACGCTTATCACATTGAAAATCTGTGTGTGGATAGCCTGCGTTACCGCACTCATACCGTCAGTGCGACTGCGTTTCGCGGTTTTGGCGGGCCGCAAGGAATGGTCGGGATGGAACGTGTAATCGACCAGGTCGCGCACCATTTGCAGCTCGACCCGTTGGCCGTCCGACTGTGCAACGCCTATCGTGATGGGCCGACCCCGGGTCAACGCACGCATTACGGTATGAACGTTAACGATGGCGTTATCCAGGCGCTGATGCAGCAACTGGCGACGGACTCGGACTACGTCCAGCGCCGGGCTGCGATTAACCGGCACAACGAAACCGGGCCGATGATTCGGCGAGGCATCGCGTTGACGCCGGTGAAATTTGGCATTTCGTTCACCACCACGCACCTGAATCAGGCCGGTGCGCTGGTTCACATCTACAGTGACGGTTCGATTCAGGTCAACCATGGCGGCATCGAAATGGGCCAGGGCCTGTACACCAAAATTCGCCAGATCGCGGCCGACGCGCTGGCGATCGATCCGACCCGTATCCGGCTCACCCGAACCCAAACCGACAAGGTGCCCAATACCTCGGCTACGGCGGCGTCGTCCGGGGCTGACATGAATGGCATGGCGGTGGCTAATGCCTGCCACACGCTGCGCCGGCGGTTGACGGATTTTATTGCGGCCACTGACGGCTGCCAGGCCGACCAGGTCGAGTGGGCGGGCGATCGTATCTGCACACCGGCGGGCGAACGCGGATTTGCTGACTGGGTCCAGGCCGCCTACCTGGGCCGGATCAGCTTGTCGGCCACCGGCTTTTACGCGACGCCGGATATCCATTGGGACCGAGACAAGGCCGATGGCCGCCCGTTTTATTATTTTGCGTACGGCGCTGCGGTGACCGAGGCCTGGGTCGATACCCTAACCGGGGAGTCGCGGTTGGTGCGTGCGGATCTGTTGCACGATGTTGGGCGTTCGCTCAACCCGGCCATCGATTTGGGCCAGATCGAAGGGGGTTACGTCCAGGGCGCCGGCTGGCTGACCTGCGAGGAGTTGGTATGGACCGAGTCTGGGCGGTTGGCGACGCACGCGCCCTCGACCTACAAGGTGCCCTGTGCATCGGACCGTCCGCTACGGATGAACGCGTCTATTTACGGCCCCGGCTGTAACCGTGAACTGACCATTAAGCGCTCCAAAGCGGTCGGCGAACCGCCCTTGATGCTGGGCATCTCGGCCTGGTTGGCGCTCAGTCATGCGCTCGAAGGCAGTGGCCGAGACTACCCGGGCTTGGATGCACCGGCGACCCCGGAGCGGCTGTTGAACTGTTGGCTGCGATGA